From a region of the Aeoliella mucimassa genome:
- a CDS encoding S1C family serine protease, with translation MRLLLLLSLAWMLGTSTTHAVAPEVLEAEAQRIAVVEKISRSTIAIFDSKGQGGGSGVLISADGYALTNFHVTAPCGAAMKCGLNDGKLYDAVLVGLDPPGDVALIKLLGRDDFPAAELGDSDASQIGDSVIVAGNPFLLAEDYTPTITYGILSGTHRYQYPAGTLLEYADCLQTDASINPGNSGGPLWDSQGRLIGINGRGSFEKRGRVNVGVGYAISINQIKLFLTHLKSGRVVDHATLGATVASAGEGRVVVDDLLEGSDAYRRGIRFGDHITMFAGRDITTANELKNVLGIYPAGWTVPVEYVRDGEFFKANVRLASLHGEGELESLIQQQEEQEPTPIEPPGPKDEDPEGEGEAPRRLPIPNPLEALPPKPEIPEVVSKLFEERIGFANYHFNRMHQERIAEACPQWMVLTAGKTLVVDATDLLQQAVAIESSAEEGSLRSVRGQFFAKFDTLDAAGNGPPGSGGMLAAVHQWRTLLAEGPAGFEECYYLGQLPFGPRQQLYDCLVAMEEGMPTHFYFDTSSQRLIGLEHHTSDDFDPCTIRFSRFEAWESGELPMTWVVTFGDNAYLEFNVNSYQQVDKSSAEEAPAEEDTNDE, from the coding sequence ATGCGATTACTACTGCTACTCTCGCTCGCCTGGATGCTAGGGACTTCGACCACTCACGCGGTGGCCCCCGAAGTGCTCGAGGCCGAAGCACAACGTATTGCTGTGGTCGAGAAGATATCGAGAAGCACCATTGCCATCTTCGACAGCAAAGGGCAGGGGGGTGGCTCCGGCGTATTGATCTCGGCCGATGGCTACGCGCTGACCAACTTCCACGTCACCGCTCCTTGCGGTGCTGCCATGAAGTGCGGACTGAACGATGGCAAGCTGTACGACGCGGTGCTGGTGGGACTCGATCCCCCCGGCGACGTCGCATTGATCAAACTGCTGGGCCGCGACGACTTTCCCGCTGCCGAGCTTGGCGATAGCGACGCTTCGCAAATCGGCGATTCGGTGATCGTTGCAGGCAATCCGTTCCTGCTGGCCGAAGACTACACGCCGACCATCACCTACGGCATTCTCTCCGGCACGCACCGCTATCAGTACCCAGCCGGCACACTGCTCGAGTACGCCGATTGCCTGCAGACCGATGCGTCGATCAATCCCGGCAACTCGGGTGGTCCGCTGTGGGATAGTCAGGGCCGCTTGATCGGCATCAACGGCCGCGGCTCGTTCGAGAAACGTGGGCGCGTGAACGTCGGTGTCGGCTACGCGATTTCGATCAACCAGATCAAGCTGTTCCTTACGCATTTGAAGTCGGGCCGCGTGGTCGACCATGCGACGCTCGGGGCAACCGTGGCCTCGGCCGGCGAAGGTCGCGTGGTGGTGGACGACCTGCTCGAAGGGAGCGACGCCTACCGCCGCGGCATCCGCTTCGGCGACCACATCACCATGTTTGCCGGGCGTGACATCACCACGGCCAACGAGCTGAAAAACGTACTCGGCATCTACCCCGCCGGCTGGACCGTGCCGGTGGAGTACGTGCGGGATGGAGAGTTCTTCAAGGCCAACGTGCGACTCGCATCGCTGCATGGCGAAGGGGAACTCGAAAGCCTGATTCAGCAACAAGAAGAGCAAGAACCAACTCCGATTGAGCCCCCCGGCCCGAAGGATGAAGATCCCGAAGGCGAGGGCGAGGCTCCACGCCGGTTGCCGATTCCCAATCCGCTGGAAGCGCTGCCGCCGAAGCCCGAAATCCCTGAAGTCGTTAGCAAACTGTTCGAGGAACGCATTGGGTTTGCCAACTACCACTTCAACCGCATGCACCAGGAGCGGATCGCGGAAGCCTGCCCGCAATGGATGGTGTTGACCGCTGGCAAAACGCTGGTGGTCGACGCGACCGACCTGTTGCAACAAGCGGTCGCGATCGAATCGAGCGCCGAGGAAGGGAGCTTGCGTTCGGTTCGCGGTCAGTTCTTTGCCAAGTTCGATACACTCGACGCGGCCGGCAACGGACCTCCTGGCTCGGGCGGCATGCTGGCCGCAGTGCATCAATGGCGCACCCTGCTGGCCGAAGGCCCCGCGGGCTTTGAAGAGTGCTACTACCTCGGCCAGCTTCCGTTCGGTCCTCGCCAGCAGCTGTACGACTGCCTGGTCGCGATGGAAGAAGGCATGCCGACCCACTTTTACTTCGATACCAGTTCGCAGCGTCTGATTGGTTTGGAACATCATACCTCCGACGATTTTGATCCTTGTACGATTCGCTTTAGTCGCTTCGAGGCCTGGGAGTCAGGCGAGTTGCCGATGACGTGGGTCGTTACTTTTGGCGACAACGCTTACCTGGAGTTCAACGTGAACTCCTATCAACAGGTCGATAAGTCCTCTGCAGAAGAAGCTCCGGCCGAGGAGGACACCAACGATGAATAA
- a CDS encoding NPCBM/NEW2 domain-containing protein, whose amino-acid sequence MLYLFTCILLASTAAVDVRITTVDDTTVQGAVQTWDDQSIALDTSAGESTELPLDKVLRVDIGSTPSATDQPLGAVHLTDGSSLAVRDLTIADGQCVANAPALATDDQSTTSLPLRSVRSIRLMPLDAAVPGLGKEWRDLQQSDAAGDLIVIRKPEATNLNYVEGTLGDVTAEAVQFTLDADTLNVARTKVFGLVYYRGPASDEAAPSRVLVTGPGLRLSAKSARVEGDQVVVQSHLLGELRLPLQSVSTIDYSIDRVQYLSDLEPVQLAWQPTALTSPVATLLGGMVRDRGFYSSALEIEFPTDSLPADEVSSSGLPERITFSKGLAVRSKSELAFRVPKGFSYFRATVGIDPETAATGEVQLTVQGDSKVLFEQAIRGGEAPVELECKVSGIRELKLLVDYGSRGPTAGTGDNLNLGAARFTK is encoded by the coding sequence TTGTTGTATCTATTTACCTGCATCCTACTCGCTTCGACTGCTGCGGTAGACGTACGCATTACGACCGTCGACGACACCACCGTGCAAGGTGCGGTGCAAACGTGGGACGACCAATCGATTGCGCTCGACACCTCGGCCGGAGAGTCGACCGAATTGCCGCTCGATAAGGTATTACGCGTCGACATCGGCAGTACTCCATCGGCAACCGATCAACCACTGGGAGCAGTTCACCTGACCGACGGTTCGAGCCTCGCAGTTCGCGACCTCACCATCGCCGACGGCCAGTGCGTCGCAAACGCTCCGGCGCTGGCGACCGACGACCAGTCGACCACGAGTTTGCCGCTTCGCTCCGTTCGTTCGATTCGCTTGATGCCGCTCGACGCAGCGGTGCCAGGCCTCGGCAAGGAATGGCGTGATCTGCAACAATCCGACGCCGCTGGCGACCTGATTGTGATCCGCAAGCCGGAAGCGACCAACCTGAACTACGTGGAAGGCACCCTGGGCGACGTTACCGCCGAGGCGGTGCAGTTTACGCTCGACGCCGATACGCTGAACGTCGCCCGCACCAAGGTGTTTGGGCTCGTGTACTATCGCGGTCCTGCGAGCGACGAAGCCGCGCCGAGTCGGGTGCTGGTGACCGGCCCTGGCTTGCGACTCTCCGCTAAATCGGCCCGCGTCGAAGGCGATCAGGTGGTGGTGCAGTCTCATTTGCTTGGGGAGCTCCGTTTGCCTTTGCAAAGTGTTTCGACCATCGATTACTCGATCGATCGCGTGCAGTACCTCAGCGACCTGGAACCAGTGCAACTGGCCTGGCAACCGACCGCACTCACGTCGCCTGTAGCGACACTGCTGGGGGGAATGGTTCGTGATCGTGGTTTCTACTCCTCGGCTCTGGAAATTGAGTTCCCCACCGACAGCCTGCCAGCCGACGAGGTGAGTTCGTCCGGATTGCCCGAACGCATCACGTTCAGCAAAGGTCTTGCGGTGCGAAGCAAGTCGGAACTCGCGTTTCGCGTGCCGAAGGGTTTCTCGTACTTTCGCGCTACCGTGGGCATCGACCCCGAAACCGCTGCCACCGGCGAGGTGCAACTCACCGTGCAAGGGGATAGCAAAGTGCTGTTCGAGCAAGCCATTCGCGGCGGCGAGGCTCCCGTGGAGCTGGAGTGCAAGGTCTCGGGCATTCGTGAGCTGAAATTGCTGGTCGATTACGGAAGCCGCGGCCCCACGGCCGGCACCGGCGACAACTTGAACTTAGGCGCGGCGAGGTTTACCAAGTAA
- a CDS encoding coiled-coil domain-containing protein: MLRISEHHRPGTLLLLAALLLALPHTLWAQDEALTDSKAPTGLTLEQERLGSRFERLEAVAARLAELAEKSEPEHAEQLRRAIKASREKGLAERFGSIVNLLETERLSAAATDQEELKAELELLLQVLLEDPNDSEREAMKRFLKGQIQELGKLIRQQRSLRNQNQEGADAKRLADKQSDVNESADDVQKALEENSEGGSESKSSESQGAEAQSGESQGAQSQGGEAPGSESQGGESQGGESQGGESQGGESQEGESPSGESQAQPPQESNDPIQKAAQRVAEARRAMEQAEKKLRDAKRNEAEAEQREAQRELEAARAELERILRQLREEEMERLLAKLVARFKEMLAKQQSIYEETVTIHEASSQASTRNLMLQTIRLSRREAELVRDAEKALTLLREDGTSIAFPETTEQIAEDMQSVTARLATGSAGPITQTVELDIIAGIQDMIGALEQARDELAQQQGSPPPPGEGGGGSPGESPLVPKLAELRMIRTLQARVYKRTQDLGGLADNPQVKPAELAAELEKLADRQERIFEATRDLNSDANR; the protein is encoded by the coding sequence ATGTTGCGAATCTCGGAACACCATCGACCAGGTACACTGCTGCTTTTGGCAGCGCTGCTCCTGGCGTTGCCGCACACGCTCTGGGCGCAGGACGAAGCTCTCACGGATAGCAAAGCCCCTACGGGTCTCACGCTCGAACAAGAGCGCCTTGGCAGTCGCTTCGAGCGGCTGGAAGCCGTGGCCGCCCGGCTGGCCGAATTGGCCGAAAAAAGCGAGCCTGAACATGCGGAGCAGTTGCGTCGGGCGATCAAGGCGAGTCGCGAGAAAGGCCTTGCCGAACGCTTTGGCTCGATTGTGAATCTGCTCGAGACCGAACGACTGTCGGCCGCGGCCACCGATCAAGAGGAACTGAAGGCCGAGCTGGAACTGCTGCTGCAAGTGCTGCTCGAAGATCCCAACGACAGCGAACGCGAAGCGATGAAGCGTTTTCTTAAAGGGCAGATTCAAGAGCTTGGCAAGCTGATCCGCCAGCAACGATCGCTGCGCAATCAAAATCAAGAAGGTGCCGATGCCAAGCGCTTGGCCGACAAGCAGTCGGATGTCAACGAGTCGGCAGATGACGTGCAGAAAGCACTGGAAGAAAACAGCGAGGGGGGCTCCGAATCGAAGAGCAGCGAGTCGCAAGGTGCCGAGGCTCAAAGCGGCGAGTCCCAAGGGGCTCAGTCGCAGGGCGGAGAGGCCCCGGGGAGTGAATCGCAAGGTGGCGAGTCGCAAGGGGGCGAATCTCAGGGTGGGGAGTCCCAAGGTGGTGAATCGCAAGAAGGAGAATCCCCAAGCGGAGAGTCTCAGGCGCAGCCCCCTCAGGAGTCGAACGATCCGATTCAGAAAGCGGCCCAGCGTGTTGCCGAAGCGCGTCGCGCAATGGAACAAGCCGAGAAAAAACTTCGCGACGCGAAACGCAACGAAGCGGAAGCCGAACAGCGAGAAGCCCAACGTGAGTTGGAAGCAGCTCGCGCCGAACTGGAACGCATCCTGCGTCAGCTTCGCGAAGAAGAAATGGAACGACTGCTGGCGAAGCTTGTCGCCCGCTTCAAAGAGATGCTGGCCAAGCAGCAAAGCATCTACGAAGAAACCGTGACGATCCACGAAGCGTCGTCCCAGGCGAGTACGCGAAATCTGATGTTGCAGACAATTCGTCTTTCGCGTCGCGAAGCCGAATTGGTTCGCGATGCCGAGAAGGCGCTCACCTTGCTTCGTGAGGATGGTACCTCGATTGCCTTCCCCGAAACCACTGAGCAGATTGCCGAAGACATGCAATCGGTCACCGCTCGCCTGGCCACCGGAAGCGCTGGCCCGATCACGCAGACCGTGGAACTCGACATCATTGCCGGAATCCAGGACATGATCGGTGCCCTCGAGCAAGCTCGCGACGAGTTGGCTCAGCAGCAGGGTAGCCCTCCTCCGCCTGGCGAAGGGGGGGGTGGCTCGCCGGGCGAGTCGCCGCTGGTGCCGAAATTGGCCGAATTGCGGATGATTCGTACTTTGCAGGCGCGGGTCTACAAACGGACCCAGGATCTCGGCGGGCTGGCGGACAATCCTCAGGTGAAACCTGCGGAATTGGCGGCCGAACTCGAGAAACTCGCTGACCGTCAGGAACGTATATTTGAAGCCACGCGGGACCTCAACAGCGACGCAAATCGTTAA
- a CDS encoding BatA domain-containing protein, with product MSFLFPMVFWIGLPLVALPLVIHLLNLRRQQRIPWAAMEFLLESQERSKTWINLKELILLLLRTAAIALLVLLLARPTTRSGWIGRLLNRPVHHLIVLDDSYSTTDRWAETTAWKESLGAVRDITDAAADQSTASMITVLRFSEAEVESEDPRPAIFRRPLDAKSRQELISRIETAQPSDTASGILPALRRAAELASLQPAEQDLVVHIVSDFRQHTMEELDTIQQAVASLEAQATEVQFVRTVRQAHENLAITHLAPASGIRAAGVEMWMELSVENYGSTLARDVVVELEQDGSPLVAVPVGDVQAGAKVDRRFRATFVGSGAHWLAGNLDADAVDLDNRRVYATQVPEAQKILLVDGSPKRWESYYLSTALAPGSIKSGWQPEVVTPKEFSKLGSLYPYAAIAILDVPRLSADDLTRLTTFVSDGGGLFITLGESIDREFWSGEAFAAGEGLMPAPPDLPTQWLPSRDDSEGPVADIRVVDHPVFGIFRGERNSMLSLMRINYYYSLKRGWQTENTTDVKTIAKLTDGSPLVVENHFGQGKVVAQLSKVSPDQGNLGSWTNFGMNPAFVVLANELFGYLANGANADHVLTVGEPVRMPLDRNQYVGSGTISRMGKGTPYQATLAADSTTEAMAIVSEPIDRAGLYKLQIDRAAGGIETRLAALNPEPGEGNLQLIADATLRQKFASEQFGLRYADELSSEANPSESNWTEVLLTLLVLALVAEQAMAYACSFHE from the coding sequence GTGTCGTTCCTGTTTCCCATGGTGTTCTGGATTGGATTGCCGCTAGTGGCATTGCCGCTAGTGATCCATCTATTGAACCTCCGCAGGCAACAGCGGATTCCTTGGGCAGCCATGGAGTTCCTGCTCGAAAGCCAGGAACGAAGCAAAACTTGGATTAACCTCAAAGAGTTGATCCTGCTGTTGCTCCGCACCGCGGCCATCGCCTTGCTGGTGCTACTCCTGGCCCGACCCACCACTCGGAGCGGCTGGATCGGTCGACTGCTGAACCGTCCGGTGCATCATTTGATTGTGCTCGACGATAGTTACTCCACGACCGACCGCTGGGCGGAAACGACCGCCTGGAAGGAATCCCTCGGCGCGGTTCGCGACATCACCGACGCTGCGGCCGACCAATCGACCGCCAGCATGATCACCGTGCTGCGATTCAGCGAAGCCGAAGTGGAGTCGGAAGATCCGCGTCCTGCCATTTTCCGTCGACCGCTGGACGCCAAGTCGCGACAGGAACTCATTTCCCGCATCGAAACCGCACAGCCCTCCGACACCGCCAGCGGCATCCTGCCCGCACTGCGTCGGGCGGCGGAACTCGCCAGCTTGCAGCCTGCCGAACAAGATCTGGTAGTGCATATCGTCTCTGACTTCCGTCAACACACGATGGAAGAACTCGATACCATCCAGCAGGCGGTCGCCTCGCTCGAAGCCCAGGCGACCGAAGTTCAGTTCGTTCGCACCGTACGGCAAGCTCACGAGAATCTCGCGATTACCCATCTGGCACCTGCTTCCGGCATTCGAGCAGCAGGCGTGGAGATGTGGATGGAACTCTCGGTCGAGAACTACGGCAGCACCCTCGCTCGGGACGTGGTGGTAGAACTCGAACAAGATGGCAGCCCACTTGTCGCGGTGCCTGTCGGCGACGTGCAAGCGGGTGCCAAGGTCGATCGTCGGTTCCGAGCCACCTTCGTTGGCTCCGGCGCTCACTGGCTGGCTGGCAACTTGGACGCCGACGCGGTGGATCTCGACAACCGCCGAGTGTACGCGACGCAAGTTCCGGAAGCCCAGAAGATTCTGCTGGTGGATGGCTCGCCGAAGCGCTGGGAATCGTATTATCTGTCGACTGCGTTGGCTCCAGGCAGCATCAAAAGCGGCTGGCAGCCCGAAGTGGTCACTCCCAAGGAGTTCAGCAAACTCGGCTCGCTTTATCCTTACGCAGCTATTGCGATTTTGGATGTTCCGCGACTCTCGGCCGACGACCTCACGCGTCTCACCACGTTTGTGAGCGATGGAGGGGGCTTGTTCATCACGCTTGGCGAGTCGATCGATCGCGAATTCTGGTCGGGCGAAGCCTTTGCCGCTGGCGAGGGACTGATGCCCGCTCCTCCCGACTTGCCCACGCAATGGCTCCCATCGCGCGACGACTCCGAAGGCCCCGTGGCCGACATCCGCGTTGTCGATCATCCCGTATTCGGCATCTTCCGCGGCGAGCGCAACAGCATGCTCAGTCTGATGCGGATCAACTACTACTATTCGCTCAAACGTGGCTGGCAAACCGAGAACACGACCGACGTGAAGACCATTGCGAAGCTCACCGACGGCTCCCCGCTGGTAGTGGAAAACCACTTTGGTCAAGGCAAAGTAGTCGCGCAGCTTAGCAAGGTCTCGCCCGACCAAGGCAACCTCGGCAGTTGGACTAATTTCGGCATGAATCCGGCCTTTGTGGTCCTGGCGAACGAACTGTTTGGCTACCTTGCCAACGGGGCGAATGCCGACCATGTGCTTACGGTCGGCGAGCCGGTGCGGATGCCGCTCGATCGCAATCAATATGTCGGCTCCGGTACTATTTCACGCATGGGCAAAGGAACTCCCTACCAGGCTACCCTGGCGGCCGACTCGACGACCGAAGCAATGGCCATCGTCAGCGAACCGATCGACCGTGCAGGCCTGTACAAACTACAAATCGACCGGGCGGCTGGCGGGATCGAAACCAGACTCGCCGCGTTGAACCCAGAACCAGGCGAAGGCAACCTTCAACTGATTGCCGACGCGACATTACGACAAAAGTTTGCCAGTGAGCAATTTGGGCTGCGTTACGCCGACGAACTATCGTCGGAAGCAAACCCCAGCGAATCGAACTGGACCGAAGTACTACTAACCCTCCTGGTGTTGGCCCTGGTCGCTGAACAAGCGATGGCCTACGCCTGCAGCTTCCACGAATAA
- a CDS encoding DUF58 domain-containing protein produces MLPDVIRRIGRLEIRARYIVEGLLSGMHRSPYFGQSIEFREHREYSIGDDLRHIDWKVWGKQDRLYVKRYEEDTNLRCTLVVDGSASMHYGSDAMTKQDYAATAAAAFAYLLLKQSDSVGCVVFDEAIRHEVPMRNQRNHLARIARALEQVEPRDKTDIDAVLAHVAKTNPRKGMIVLISDLLCNTDQLISGLGTLRRIGHDVVVLHVMDDNELDFTFRGPVRFENMEGEEIIDCNPRALRKGYMEALERFLTKVRKSCTSNAVDYSLIRTSDPLDAALMSILTRRTLSQRSKI; encoded by the coding sequence TTGCTTCCTGATGTCATTCGACGCATCGGGCGGCTCGAAATCCGGGCTCGCTACATCGTCGAAGGCTTACTATCTGGCATGCACCGCAGCCCGTACTTCGGGCAGTCGATCGAGTTTCGCGAACACCGCGAGTACTCGATTGGCGATGACTTGCGCCACATCGACTGGAAAGTCTGGGGCAAGCAAGATCGCCTGTACGTCAAACGGTACGAGGAAGACACGAACCTGCGTTGCACGCTGGTGGTCGATGGTTCGGCCAGCATGCATTATGGCTCCGACGCCATGACTAAGCAGGACTACGCCGCCACGGCAGCGGCCGCGTTTGCTTACCTGCTGCTGAAACAAAGCGACTCGGTCGGTTGCGTGGTGTTTGACGAAGCGATCCGCCATGAAGTGCCGATGCGGAATCAGCGAAACCACCTCGCCCGCATCGCCCGGGCACTGGAGCAAGTGGAGCCACGTGACAAGACCGACATCGACGCGGTGCTCGCCCACGTGGCCAAGACCAATCCGCGGAAAGGCATGATCGTGCTGATTTCCGACTTGCTTTGCAACACCGACCAGCTGATTTCCGGTCTCGGCACCTTGCGGCGTATCGGGCATGATGTGGTCGTGTTGCACGTGATGGACGACAACGAACTCGACTTCACGTTCCGCGGCCCAGTACGGTTCGAGAACATGGAAGGCGAAGAGATCATCGACTGCAACCCACGCGCGCTTCGCAAGGGCTACATGGAAGCCCTCGAACGCTTCCTGACCAAAGTCCGCAAGTCGTGCACATCGAATGCGGTCGACTATTCGCTGATTCGTACCAGCGACCCGCTGGATGCCGCCTTGATGTCCATCCTGACGCGTCGCACCCTATCGCAACGATCCAAGATTTAA
- a CDS encoding AAA family ATPase, translating into MSEHSDSSIDRLNSAADRIRQQLSQVIVGQQEVIDQLLITLFCRGHCLLEGVPGLAKTLLISTLAKSLNLTFSRIQFTPDLMPADIIGTDIIEENKSTGQREMRFLAGPIFAHVILADEINRTPPKTQAALLEAMQERQVSVGRVRHQIGDPFFVLATQNPIEQEGTYPLPEAQQDRFMLKIMVKYPSIEDEIEIARRTTGVQASEVEPVLSPDEILEIQHMVRLVPVSEHLIQYAVALVRSTRIGEPEADPYAVDNLAWGAGPRAVQFLLMGAKARSLMLGRPHVALEDIQALAGPVLRHRLLVNYTAESEGISSDDVIARLIESLPAREDQLSGDPRFQKVFAS; encoded by the coding sequence ATGTCCGAACATTCCGACTCCTCCATCGATCGCCTGAATTCGGCGGCCGATCGTATACGTCAACAACTCTCCCAAGTGATCGTGGGACAGCAGGAAGTGATCGACCAACTGTTGATCACCCTGTTCTGCCGTGGTCACTGTTTGCTCGAAGGTGTTCCGGGGTTGGCAAAGACCTTGCTGATTAGCACCTTGGCTAAGTCGTTGAACCTGACGTTCAGCCGTATTCAGTTTACGCCCGACTTGATGCCGGCCGACATCATCGGCACCGACATCATCGAAGAAAACAAGTCGACCGGTCAACGGGAAATGCGTTTCCTGGCAGGCCCGATCTTCGCCCATGTTATTTTGGCCGACGAAATCAATCGTACTCCTCCCAAGACCCAAGCTGCGTTGCTCGAAGCGATGCAAGAGCGGCAAGTCTCGGTCGGTCGCGTGCGCCATCAGATCGGCGATCCGTTCTTCGTGCTCGCCACGCAGAACCCGATTGAGCAGGAAGGCACCTATCCGCTGCCCGAAGCCCAACAAGACCGCTTCATGCTCAAGATCATGGTGAAGTATCCCTCGATCGAGGACGAAATCGAGATTGCCCGTCGCACGACCGGCGTTCAAGCTTCGGAAGTCGAGCCGGTGCTCTCGCCCGACGAGATTCTTGAGATTCAGCATATGGTTCGATTGGTTCCTGTCAGCGAACACTTAATCCAGTACGCGGTAGCCCTGGTTCGTTCCACCCGTATCGGCGAACCGGAAGCCGATCCGTACGCAGTCGATAACCTCGCCTGGGGTGCCGGCCCCCGAGCGGTGCAGTTCTTGCTGATGGGCGCTAAGGCCCGTAGCCTGATGCTGGGCCGCCCGCACGTAGCCTTGGAAGACATCCAAGCGCTCGCTGGTCCGGTACTCCGCCACCGCTTGCTTGTGAATTACACCGCCGAGAGCGAAGGCATTTCGTCCGACGACGTCATCGCCCGCCTGATCGAATCATTACCTGCCAGAGAGGACCAGTTGAGTGGTGACCCCCGCTTCCAAAAAGTCTTTGCTTCCTGA
- a CDS encoding prenyltransferase/squalene oxidase repeat-containing protein has protein sequence MNARCFVTALAAWIAVCAPLAAYGNDEEIDRVVTQGLDWLASRQQRLGHWTSQGRYPAAMTALSGLAMLCEGSTTTEGRYSENISRAVDYLISQSRPNGLIGDPLRDDRYTYGHGFSMLFLSQVLGEEEDAQRREELVDVLTRAVRFTAMAQTDAGGWGYVSAKDGNGFDEGSTTITQVQGLRSCRNAGIPVPKEVIDKAVKYIKDCTLRDGGVQYSSKGGGGRPAITAAAVACLFNAGEYDEDYVPRMLKYCEQHLGSGGQDNYGHWHYAHFYYSQVQYREAGDIWDSYRAATYAKLVREAKPVNLPDGKGVVWDQGYIGAVYTTSLNLIILQLDNAALPIYQR, from the coding sequence ATGAACGCCCGATGTTTCGTTACGGCACTGGCCGCCTGGATCGCTGTGTGCGCACCGCTCGCTGCCTACGGTAATGACGAAGAGATCGATCGTGTCGTCACTCAGGGCCTCGATTGGCTCGCGTCGCGACAACAGCGACTCGGCCACTGGACCTCGCAAGGTCGTTATCCCGCTGCCATGACGGCTCTCTCAGGACTCGCCATGCTGTGCGAAGGATCGACCACGACCGAGGGTCGCTACTCCGAGAACATCAGCCGGGCGGTCGATTACCTGATCAGTCAAAGCCGCCCGAACGGTCTGATCGGCGATCCCCTACGAGACGACCGATACACCTACGGACATGGCTTTTCGATGCTGTTTCTGTCGCAGGTGCTGGGAGAAGAAGAAGATGCCCAGCGTCGCGAAGAACTTGTCGATGTGCTTACCAGGGCCGTAAGATTCACCGCCATGGCACAGACCGATGCCGGAGGGTGGGGGTACGTCAGTGCGAAGGATGGTAATGGCTTTGACGAAGGTTCCACCACGATTACGCAGGTGCAAGGGCTTCGTAGTTGCCGAAATGCGGGAATTCCGGTTCCTAAAGAGGTGATCGACAAGGCGGTTAAGTACATTAAGGATTGTACACTTCGGGACGGTGGAGTTCAGTACAGCAGCAAGGGTGGAGGTGGCCGGCCGGCGATCACTGCCGCTGCGGTTGCTTGTTTGTTTAATGCCGGAGAGTACGACGAAGACTACGTGCCGCGGATGTTGAAGTACTGCGAACAACACCTTGGTAGCGGAGGACAAGACAACTACGGCCACTGGCACTACGCACACTTTTACTATTCTCAGGTGCAGTACCGCGAAGCGGGCGACATCTGGGATAGCTACCGCGCGGCGACGTACGCCAAGCTGGTTCGCGAAGCCAAGCCGGTGAACTTGCCTGACGGAAAAGGAGTGGTGTGGGACCAAGGCTACATTGGAGCGGTCTACACGACTTCGCTTAACTTAATCATCCTGCAATTAGACAACGCGGCTTTACCCATTTATCAACGATAG